A genomic region of Mycobacterium senriense contains the following coding sequences:
- a CDS encoding LapA family protein — MRHNTVDQDRTTDRYAHGSVSATAQIPGLVVVAAAALAFAVCVVNFALGEAGAGVAAAIISMLAFGAGLSWLAMDRRRIRDAERQWVIRHPAAR, encoded by the coding sequence ATGAGGCACAACACTGTCGACCAGGATCGGACCACTGACCGGTATGCGCACGGATCGGTGTCTGCCACTGCGCAAATACCCGGGCTCGTCGTGGTCGCGGCGGCCGCGCTGGCGTTCGCGGTGTGCGTGGTGAATTTCGCGCTGGGTGAGGCCGGCGCCGGTGTTGCCGCCGCCATCATCTCGATGCTCGCGTTCGGGGCCGGGCTGTCCTGGCTTGCGATGGACCGCAGGCGAATTCGCGACGCGGAGCGGCAGTGGGTGATCAGGCACCCGGCGGCCCGGTAG
- a CDS encoding type II toxin-antitoxin system Rv0910 family toxin — protein MARVNVSVKSQVEPEAAWKLASDLDRFDEWMTIFAGWRGPVPDKIEKGTCVSSCVKVKGFRNVIHWEVTRYDEPKAIELQGRGRGGIRLTVAMTVSDDHPGSTFHLSADLGGGLLSGPVGGLVARVLRSDVQKSVNNLAALQ, from the coding sequence TTGGCTCGCGTAAATGTCTCGGTGAAGTCGCAGGTAGAACCGGAGGCGGCTTGGAAGCTGGCGTCCGACCTGGATCGCTTCGACGAGTGGATGACGATTTTCGCCGGGTGGCGGGGGCCGGTGCCCGACAAGATCGAGAAGGGCACCTGTGTCTCGTCGTGCGTCAAGGTCAAGGGCTTCCGTAACGTCATCCACTGGGAGGTCACCCGGTACGACGAGCCGAAAGCGATTGAGCTGCAGGGCCGCGGACGCGGCGGCATCCGCCTCACGGTGGCGATGACCGTCAGCGACGACCACCCCGGGTCGACGTTCCACCTCAGCGCGGATCTCGGCGGCGGCTTGCTCAGCGGGCCGGTCGGGGGATTGGTCGCCCGGGTGCTGCGCTCCGACGTGCAAAAGTCCGTGAACAACCTAGCCGCCCTGCAGTAG
- a CDS encoding DUF4407 domain-containing protein, translating to MPQEVSEQRTGLARVSGVLIWLGGGHRRELGEHHERSTHAVAGAVALLGAVLAWVVAALAICGSARWPLSAVVGLTLVFGLLVGAITRGTIPGPDRSRSGVVGRAAVAAAVGVVVGELAALVILSTSIDRRLDEKALRNAESVPAVAQASASLQQTRDVRAALDAAVAQARDRQDKALVVARCEYHPTPDCPQTRITGVPGGGPETRTANDLLADAQHELDTALAARDARAPELDATISRREAALRDARDAVVADAGRGLGARWIAMNDLSFAEAGAMSLRVLTVALCVLLYLTPLILGLWRGETTHDRRTTSRAERERAELDADTAIAVKRAEVRREAEILWAEHQLTQARLAIEAQTEIDREQQRRRVMEALDAPAHAPSQRAFEPADDDVYLPIAAEAEAASRALTQLPAPEPAAGLGNAATPDVPENLPAPLQPAGEVEAHQERNAPLIPSIPDATKAAARWIRPLVPPFVAKVIDTTTQPLRSARQVFEGVLEETEEITFTLKRSRKVTVNSEVSDTELSGQPMSAETPSPRTDFVASSRQEPGGRAHRRVTGRHSHSSLPRRAANDADRLSVESAEDGRRRALTKRDGPPELGPPDGPRQLPPAK from the coding sequence ATGCCCCAGGAAGTATCTGAGCAGCGCACCGGCCTGGCCCGCGTGTCGGGGGTGCTCATCTGGCTTGGCGGCGGGCACCGGCGCGAACTGGGTGAGCATCACGAACGGTCCACCCACGCCGTCGCGGGAGCGGTCGCGTTGTTGGGCGCGGTGCTGGCCTGGGTTGTCGCGGCCCTGGCGATCTGCGGGTCGGCCCGCTGGCCGCTGTCGGCGGTCGTTGGGTTGACCCTCGTCTTCGGCCTGCTCGTCGGCGCCATCACCCGCGGCACGATCCCGGGGCCGGACCGCAGCCGCTCCGGCGTGGTCGGGCGCGCCGCGGTTGCGGCCGCGGTGGGCGTCGTCGTCGGTGAGCTCGCGGCACTGGTGATTCTGTCCACCTCCATCGACCGTCGGCTCGACGAAAAGGCATTGCGCAACGCCGAATCCGTCCCCGCCGTGGCGCAGGCATCGGCGTCGCTGCAGCAGACCAGGGATGTCCGCGCCGCGCTCGACGCCGCCGTCGCGCAGGCCCGGGACCGCCAGGACAAGGCCTTGGTCGTCGCCCGCTGCGAGTACCACCCGACGCCCGACTGCCCGCAGACCCGGATCACCGGCGTTCCCGGCGGTGGTCCCGAAACACGCACGGCCAACGACCTTCTCGCCGATGCCCAGCACGAACTGGACACCGCGCTGGCCGCCCGGGACGCCCGCGCACCGGAACTGGACGCCACGATTTCGCGGCGGGAGGCGGCGCTGCGCGACGCGCGGGACGCCGTCGTGGCGGATGCCGGGCGGGGCCTGGGCGCGCGCTGGATCGCGATGAATGACCTCTCCTTCGCCGAGGCCGGGGCTATGAGCCTGCGGGTGCTGACGGTCGCGCTGTGCGTGCTGCTATACCTGACGCCTTTGATCCTCGGGTTGTGGCGCGGTGAGACCACCCACGATCGCCGGACCACCTCGCGCGCCGAGCGCGAACGCGCCGAACTCGACGCGGACACCGCCATCGCGGTCAAACGGGCCGAGGTGCGCCGCGAGGCCGAAATCCTCTGGGCTGAACACCAACTCACGCAGGCACGGCTCGCCATCGAGGCGCAGACCGAGATCGACCGCGAGCAGCAACGCCGCCGGGTGATGGAAGCCCTCGACGCTCCGGCGCACGCGCCGTCGCAGCGGGCCTTCGAGCCGGCCGACGACGACGTGTATCTGCCGATCGCCGCCGAGGCCGAGGCGGCCAGCCGGGCCCTCACCCAACTGCCCGCGCCGGAGCCGGCCGCCGGCCTGGGCAATGCTGCGACGCCCGACGTTCCGGAGAACCTGCCCGCTCCCCTGCAGCCGGCTGGCGAGGTCGAAGCCCACCAGGAACGCAATGCCCCGCTGATCCCGTCGATTCCGGACGCCACCAAGGCCGCGGCCCGCTGGATTCGCCCGCTGGTGCCGCCGTTCGTGGCGAAGGTGATCGACACCACCACCCAGCCATTGCGTAGCGCGCGCCAGGTGTTCGAGGGCGTCCTCGAAGAGACCGAGGAGATCACGTTCACGCTCAAGCGCAGCCGCAAGGTGACGGTCAACTCCGAGGTTTCGGATACCGAGCTGTCCGGACAGCCGATGAGCGCCGAAACTCCCTCGCCACGAACAGACTTCGTCGCCTCGTCGCGGCAGGAGCCCGGCGGCCGGGCGCACCGGCGGGTGACCGGTCGCCATTCCCACTCGTCCTTGCCGCGACGGGCCGCAAACGACGCGGACCGCTTGTCGGTGGAGTCCGCGGAAGATGGCCGTCGGCGTGCGCTGACGAAGCGGGACGGGCCGCCGGAACTGGGTCCGCCGGACGGCCCGCGCCAGCTGCCGCCGGCGAAATAG
- a CDS encoding ANTAR domain-containing protein has protein sequence MTTNWVPAQTSCGPNSGRILDTARGILIGLRRCPSDAALDELHNAAIRHKVPVFAMAWALVHLAGDGEKTPSFVDAQSAARHEWGPLFKSAALTC, from the coding sequence ATGACCACGAACTGGGTTCCTGCCCAAACTTCGTGCGGCCCGAACTCCGGCCGCATCCTCGACACCGCTCGGGGCATCCTCATCGGTCTTCGCCGGTGTCCTTCCGACGCCGCTCTGGACGAATTGCACAACGCGGCAATCCGGCACAAAGTACCGGTATTCGCCATGGCGTGGGCGCTCGTCCACCTGGCGGGCGACGGCGAGAAGACTCCCAGCTTCGTCGACGCGCAGTCCGCGGCCCGCCACGAGTGGGGGCCGCTGTTCAAATCCGCCGCGCTGACCTGTTGA
- a CDS encoding CaiB/BaiF CoA transferase family protein: protein MSDVHGGVLRGVRVVELASWTYVPSAGAALSDWGADVIKVEGVVTGDPGRALVVGGFTRQAARPDADFILELGNRGKRSIAIDIKSETGRELFGRLLASADVFLTNWLPGALERARLTVDDIRAFNPKIIIARGTGLGVRGPDRDRGGFDAATYLARGGVAYTLTPFGSETPAVQGPGFGDLQGGATLAGGVCAALFHRERTGEPTIVDSSLLAQAMWSIAPSICAADFFDIDGIPGAPPGLAINPLVNRYKTKDDRWIQLVFLQPDKFWVGFCARMGLPELADDERFVPAGNLIANAAAATELLATTFARHDLAHWQAVLADEPGVWGALATPRETLNDPQVEPNGYVITNVDDHGEKYRIVAAPVQFDETPPSPARAPEHGQHTEEILLELDVDWDDIAKAKEAKAIL from the coding sequence ATGTCTGACGTGCACGGCGGAGTCCTTCGGGGCGTGCGGGTGGTCGAGTTGGCGTCGTGGACCTACGTGCCGTCCGCCGGTGCCGCCCTGTCGGACTGGGGCGCCGACGTCATCAAGGTGGAAGGCGTCGTCACCGGGGATCCCGGCCGCGCGCTGGTCGTCGGCGGATTCACCCGGCAGGCTGCCCGCCCGGACGCCGACTTCATTCTCGAGCTGGGCAACCGGGGCAAGCGCAGCATCGCCATCGACATCAAGTCGGAAACGGGTCGCGAGCTGTTCGGCCGGCTGCTGGCCAGTGCCGATGTGTTCTTGACCAATTGGCTGCCCGGCGCACTCGAGCGGGCCCGGCTGACCGTCGACGACATCCGCGCGTTCAACCCGAAGATCATCATCGCGCGCGGCACCGGGCTGGGGGTCCGTGGGCCCGACCGCGATCGCGGCGGATTCGATGCGGCGACGTATCTGGCGCGCGGCGGGGTCGCCTACACGCTCACCCCATTCGGCAGCGAGACGCCCGCGGTCCAGGGGCCCGGCTTCGGCGACCTGCAGGGCGGGGCGACGCTGGCCGGCGGCGTGTGCGCCGCGCTGTTTCACCGGGAACGCACCGGCGAACCGACGATTGTCGACTCTTCACTGCTGGCGCAGGCGATGTGGTCGATAGCGCCGTCGATATGTGCGGCCGACTTCTTCGATATCGATGGGATCCCGGGCGCACCACCGGGCCTGGCCATCAACCCGCTGGTCAACCGCTACAAGACGAAAGACGACAGGTGGATCCAGCTGGTGTTCTTACAGCCCGACAAATTCTGGGTGGGCTTCTGCGCGCGCATGGGTCTGCCCGAGCTGGCCGACGACGAGCGATTCGTCCCGGCCGGCAACCTGATCGCCAACGCGGCAGCGGCCACCGAGCTGCTGGCGACCACCTTTGCCCGTCACGACCTTGCGCACTGGCAGGCGGTGCTCGCGGACGAGCCGGGCGTGTGGGGTGCGCTGGCAACGCCACGGGAAACCCTCAACGACCCGCAAGTGGAACCCAATGGATATGTGATCACCAATGTCGACGATCACGGTGAGAAATACCGAATCGTCGCCGCGCCAGTCCAATTCGATGAGACGCCACCGTCTCCCGCGCGCGCCCCGGAGCACGGGCAACACACCGAAGAGATCCTGCTGGAACTGGACGTCGACTGGGACGATATCGCCAAGGCGAAGGAGGCCAAGGCGATCCTGTAG
- a CDS encoding mycofactocin-coupled SDR family oxidoreductase produces the protein MGRVTGKVAVISGAARGQGRSHARMLAAEGADIIAVDLCTDIDTNEYPLARPEDLDETARLVEKEGQRAYTAIADVRDRVALSAAIDEGVAEFGHLDVVVANAGICPLTAGLPPKAFADAVDVDLVGVLNLVHASLKHLQAGASIVVIGSNAAFMSSMNTTGIDGGPGGAGYAFAKLAAAHYVNDFALALAPFSIRMNAVHPTNVNTDMLHSPPMYRAFRPDLKEPTREDAEPIFPFVQAMPIPYVEPEDISEAVLFLASDAARYITGQQLRVDGGGFLKVKPWSGA, from the coding sequence ATGGGCAGAGTGACGGGCAAGGTTGCCGTGATCAGTGGCGCCGCGCGCGGTCAGGGCCGTTCACATGCGCGAATGCTGGCCGCCGAGGGTGCCGACATCATCGCCGTGGACCTCTGCACGGACATCGACACCAATGAGTATCCCCTGGCCCGCCCCGAGGACCTGGACGAAACGGCTCGGCTGGTGGAGAAGGAGGGCCAGCGCGCCTACACCGCGATCGCCGACGTCCGCGACCGCGTCGCCCTGTCCGCGGCCATCGACGAGGGCGTCGCCGAATTCGGGCACCTCGACGTCGTGGTGGCCAACGCCGGCATCTGCCCACTGACGGCGGGCCTGCCACCGAAGGCTTTCGCCGACGCGGTGGACGTGGATTTGGTGGGCGTGCTCAACCTCGTCCACGCCAGCCTCAAACACCTGCAGGCCGGCGCATCGATCGTCGTCATCGGTTCCAACGCGGCATTCATGTCGTCGATGAACACCACCGGCATCGACGGCGGCCCCGGCGGGGCCGGCTATGCCTTCGCGAAATTGGCTGCTGCGCACTATGTCAACGACTTCGCCCTGGCGCTCGCCCCGTTCTCCATCCGGATGAACGCGGTGCATCCCACGAACGTCAACACCGACATGTTGCACAGCCCGCCGATGTACCGTGCCTTCCGGCCCGACCTGAAGGAACCGACCCGTGAGGACGCCGAACCCATCTTCCCGTTCGTCCAGGCGATGCCGATCCCCTACGTCGAGCCCGAGGACATCAGTGAGGCGGTGCTGTTCCTCGCCTCCGACGCCGCCCGCTATATCACCGGCCAGCAGCTTCGCGTGGACGGCGGCGGTTTCCTCAAGGTCAAGCCATGGTCGGGCGCATGA
- a CDS encoding thiamine pyrophosphate-dependent dehydrogenase E1 component subunit alpha, with product MIDDRSVQRRLYALMVLMKAADDRLSKGIGTGEFMCVYWPSRGQEAIAAAMGVALRPDDQLVTTYRGLHDLIGKGVPLEEIYGEMMGRTVGASRGKGGTMHIAKPEVGVMLSTGIVGAGPPVAVGLAMAAKRKRLDRVTVVSFGDGATNTGSFHEAANMAALWDLPMVFVCQNNLYAEMTPTGDTMKLDRVADRAAGYGMPGVRVDGNDPLAVKATLDEALRRARDGAGPTFVECVTFRFRGHYFGDRMPYIPEEQLEAAMAADPVPRFRRHLADAGVCGEDELARIDDEALATVESALQTVMNADSPTEAELDRDVYATPIKFPV from the coding sequence ATGATCGACGACCGCTCCGTCCAACGGCGCCTCTACGCGCTCATGGTGCTGATGAAGGCGGCCGACGACCGGCTGTCCAAGGGAATCGGCACCGGGGAGTTCATGTGCGTGTATTGGCCATCGCGCGGCCAGGAGGCGATCGCCGCCGCGATGGGTGTCGCGCTGCGGCCCGACGATCAGCTGGTGACCACCTACCGCGGACTGCACGATCTCATCGGCAAGGGGGTGCCGCTCGAGGAGATCTACGGCGAAATGATGGGCCGCACTGTCGGCGCGAGCCGGGGCAAGGGCGGCACCATGCACATCGCCAAACCCGAGGTCGGCGTGATGCTTTCGACCGGCATCGTCGGGGCCGGGCCGCCGGTGGCCGTGGGGCTGGCGATGGCCGCCAAGCGCAAGCGGCTCGATCGAGTCACCGTGGTGAGCTTCGGTGACGGCGCCACCAACACCGGTTCCTTCCACGAGGCGGCCAACATGGCCGCCCTGTGGGATCTGCCGATGGTGTTCGTCTGCCAGAACAACCTGTACGCCGAGATGACACCGACCGGCGACACCATGAAGCTCGACCGGGTGGCCGATCGAGCCGCCGGATACGGGATGCCGGGTGTGCGCGTCGACGGCAACGACCCACTGGCGGTCAAAGCCACGCTCGACGAGGCGCTTAGGCGGGCCCGCGACGGTGCCGGCCCCACCTTCGTCGAGTGCGTGACATTCCGATTCCGCGGCCACTACTTCGGCGACCGGATGCCCTACATCCCTGAGGAACAACTCGAAGCGGCGATGGCCGCCGACCCGGTGCCGCGCTTCCGCCGGCATCTCGCCGACGCCGGCGTGTGCGGCGAAGACGAACTCGCGCGGATCGACGACGAGGCGCTGGCGACGGTCGAATCCGCGCTGCAGACCGTGATGAACGCGGATTCCCCGACGGAGGCCGAGCTCGACCGAGACGTGTACGCAACCCCGATCAAGTTCCCGGTGTAG
- a CDS encoding alpha-ketoacid dehydrogenase subunit beta encodes MDDKEMTMREALNLALDQALAADDRVFLLGEDIADPGASGPTAGLSTKYGHERVLDTPISEAAILGAAIGAAIDGLLPVAEIMIMDFIGIAADQLINNAAKLRFMTAGRTSAPITVRTQVYAGLATGATHSQSLEAWFMHIPGMKVIVPSTPRDGKGLLTSAIFDPDPCLFVETIRLQSKKGPVPVEPGFSIPLGQAEIKRPGTDVSLIGYGRCVHDALTAAVTLAEQGVSAEVVDLRTLVPLDVETIVESVRRTRRAVIVHDAVQFGGPGAEIAATLSTELFGELAAPIERVAARFAPNPAAATLEAQVYPSPARIVAAAQRACEKAKVHG; translated from the coding sequence ATGGACGACAAAGAGATGACGATGCGCGAGGCGCTGAACCTCGCACTGGATCAGGCGCTCGCGGCCGACGATCGGGTGTTTCTGCTCGGCGAGGACATCGCCGATCCCGGCGCATCCGGTCCGACCGCGGGGCTGTCGACGAAGTACGGCCACGAACGTGTCCTGGACACCCCGATTTCGGAGGCCGCGATCCTGGGTGCGGCCATCGGGGCCGCCATCGACGGCCTGCTGCCCGTGGCCGAGATCATGATCATGGATTTCATCGGCATCGCCGCCGATCAGCTGATCAACAACGCCGCCAAATTGCGGTTCATGACGGCCGGACGCACGTCGGCACCGATCACCGTTCGCACCCAGGTGTACGCCGGCCTGGCGACCGGCGCGACACATTCGCAGAGCCTGGAAGCGTGGTTCATGCACATCCCGGGGATGAAGGTGATCGTGCCGTCCACCCCGCGCGACGGCAAGGGGCTGCTGACGTCGGCGATCTTCGACCCCGATCCCTGCCTGTTCGTCGAGACCATCCGGTTGCAGAGCAAGAAGGGTCCCGTCCCCGTCGAACCCGGCTTCTCGATTCCGTTGGGCCAGGCCGAGATCAAGCGACCCGGCACCGACGTGAGCCTGATCGGCTACGGACGCTGCGTGCACGACGCGCTCACCGCCGCGGTCACGCTGGCCGAGCAGGGTGTCAGCGCCGAGGTCGTCGACCTGCGCACCCTGGTGCCGCTCGATGTCGAGACCATCGTCGAATCCGTCCGGCGCACCCGCCGGGCCGTCATCGTGCACGACGCGGTCCAATTCGGCGGTCCGGGAGCCGAAATCGCCGCGACGCTGTCCACCGAATTATTCGGCGAACTCGCCGCGCCGATCGAGCGGGTAGCCGCGCGGTTCGCGCCCAACCCGGCCGCGGCGACGCTCGAGGCACAGGTGTATCCGTCGCCGGCGCGCATCGTGGCGGCGGCCCAGCGCGCATGTGAGAAGGCAAAGGTGCATGGCTGA
- a CDS encoding biotin/lipoyl-containing protein, protein MADFIIRIPRVSVAVSEAELTGLLVGAGEHVEAGTPIYVIATEKVEQEIEAGASGTVCWTGQVGTTYDIGAEIGVITS, encoded by the coding sequence ATGGCTGACTTCATCATTCGCATACCCCGGGTCTCCGTGGCCGTGTCCGAGGCCGAACTGACCGGGCTGCTCGTCGGCGCCGGTGAGCACGTCGAGGCGGGCACGCCGATCTACGTGATCGCCACCGAGAAAGTGGAACAGGAGATCGAAGCGGGAGCGTCCGGCACCGTGTGTTGGACGGGTCAGGTCGGGACCACCTATGACATCGGCGCCGAAATCGGTGTCATCACGTCCTAA
- a CDS encoding enoyl-CoA hydratase-related protein, which yields MDLNETRERIIYEKTGPVARITLNWPEKANAQDQKLAEEVDAALLDADRDYDIKVLVLKANGKGFCSGHAIGNNAVDYPSFVENAMVTGHPWKAQSDLFVKPTLNLWEFSKPTIAQVHGYCVGGGTHMGLTTDIVIASEDAYFSYPPLQGFGMPSGECSIEPWVFMNWRRAAYYLFTAEVIDAKKALEVGLVNEVVPRDQLDDRVDAIARHIAQAPLTTLMLTKANLKRAWELMGMRVHWQSSNDLVALASISKDVQQLIQTVFKDKVLPSEHARRQAAAAAQTDGAAAT from the coding sequence ATGGATCTCAACGAGACCCGCGAGAGAATCATCTACGAAAAAACGGGACCCGTCGCCCGCATAACCCTGAACTGGCCGGAGAAGGCCAACGCCCAGGACCAGAAACTGGCCGAAGAGGTCGACGCCGCACTGCTGGACGCCGACCGCGACTACGACATCAAGGTGCTGGTACTCAAGGCCAACGGCAAGGGCTTCTGCTCCGGCCACGCGATCGGCAACAACGCCGTCGACTACCCGTCGTTCGTGGAGAACGCCATGGTGACGGGCCACCCGTGGAAGGCGCAGTCGGACCTGTTCGTCAAGCCCACCCTGAACCTGTGGGAGTTCTCCAAGCCCACCATCGCGCAGGTGCACGGCTACTGCGTAGGCGGCGGCACGCACATGGGCCTGACCACCGACATCGTCATCGCGTCGGAGGACGCGTACTTCTCCTATCCGCCGCTACAGGGGTTCGGCATGCCGTCCGGCGAATGTTCCATCGAGCCTTGGGTGTTCATGAACTGGCGCCGCGCCGCCTACTACCTGTTCACCGCGGAGGTGATCGACGCCAAGAAGGCGCTGGAGGTCGGCCTCGTCAACGAGGTCGTCCCGCGAGACCAACTCGACGACCGTGTCGACGCGATCGCCCGCCACATCGCCCAGGCACCGTTGACGACACTGATGCTCACCAAGGCCAACCTGAAGCGGGCCTGGGAGCTGATGGGCATGCGGGTGCACTGGCAGAGCTCCAACGATCTCGTCGCGCTCGCCTCGATCAGCAAGGACGTGCAGCAGCTGATTCAGACCGTGTTCAAGGACAAGGTGCTGCCGTCCGAGCACGCCCGCCGCCAGGCCGCGGCCGCCGCTCAGACCGACGGCGCCGCAGCAACATAG
- a CDS encoding acyl-CoA synthetase, which produces MNIADHASAAPQSPGLVTDGGAISFGELHARSQRVAAALHEMGLRRGDGVAVVLPNRPEFFEITWGAQLSGLYYTAVNTHFLPDEVGYVIDDSDAKAVFVDASMPEFAAHIRETNAAVISHIAVGGPLPGWHCYEDALAAAGDAPPASDGSEMLYSSGTTGRPKAVRRPLPVDGNGSWAQSVLEMALIHKYGMSPSSVYLSPAPLYHAAGVNYTMAANRVGAAAIIMRRFDAETVLRLIETHRVTHAQFVPTMFVRMLKLPASVRERYDVSSLRCVIHAAAPCPVEVKHRMMEWFGPIIHEYYGGTEGFAGTTIGPQDWLAHPGSVGIPMAPVHVVGEDGQELPAGESGELYFEGGPDFEYFKDPAKTASVYNDRGWRSLGDMGYVDSDGFLYLTDRSTFTIVSGGVNIYPQEAENLLVMHPKLVDAAVFGVPNDDFGEEVKAVVQPADGVVAGPELEAELIEYCRAHLAGYKCPRTVEFDRELPRDPNGKLYKRRIRDRYWQGRVSRIL; this is translated from the coding sequence ATGAACATCGCCGATCACGCGAGCGCAGCCCCACAGTCGCCGGGACTGGTGACCGACGGCGGTGCGATCTCGTTCGGCGAACTGCATGCCCGCAGCCAGCGGGTGGCCGCGGCGCTGCACGAGATGGGGCTGCGCCGCGGCGACGGTGTGGCAGTGGTCCTGCCGAACCGGCCGGAATTCTTCGAAATCACCTGGGGCGCGCAACTTTCCGGCCTCTACTACACCGCGGTGAACACCCATTTCCTGCCCGACGAAGTCGGTTACGTCATCGACGATTCGGACGCCAAGGCGGTCTTCGTCGATGCCTCGATGCCCGAATTCGCGGCGCACATCCGCGAGACCAACGCCGCGGTGATAAGCCACATCGCGGTCGGCGGACCCCTGCCGGGCTGGCACTGCTACGAGGACGCGTTGGCAGCGGCGGGCGACGCCCCACCGGCATCGGACGGGTCGGAGATGCTGTATTCGTCCGGCACCACCGGACGGCCCAAGGCGGTGCGACGGCCGCTTCCTGTCGACGGCAACGGATCCTGGGCGCAGTCGGTGCTCGAGATGGCGCTGATCCACAAGTACGGGATGAGCCCGTCGAGTGTGTACCTGTCCCCCGCGCCGCTGTATCACGCGGCAGGGGTGAATTACACCATGGCGGCCAACCGGGTGGGCGCCGCGGCGATCATCATGCGCAGGTTCGATGCCGAAACGGTGTTGCGTCTGATCGAGACCCACCGGGTGACCCACGCGCAGTTCGTGCCGACGATGTTCGTGCGCATGCTCAAGTTGCCCGCGTCGGTGCGGGAACGCTATGACGTGTCGAGCCTACGGTGCGTCATTCACGCGGCGGCGCCGTGCCCGGTCGAGGTCAAACACCGGATGATGGAGTGGTTCGGGCCCATCATCCACGAATACTACGGTGGCACCGAGGGATTCGCGGGGACCACGATCGGGCCGCAGGATTGGCTCGCGCATCCGGGTTCGGTGGGGATTCCGATGGCACCGGTGCACGTGGTCGGCGAGGACGGGCAGGAACTGCCCGCCGGCGAATCCGGTGAGCTTTATTTCGAAGGCGGGCCCGACTTCGAATACTTCAAGGATCCCGCCAAGACCGCGTCGGTATACAACGACCGCGGGTGGCGATCGCTCGGCGACATGGGCTATGTCGACTCAGACGGGTTCCTGTATCTCACCGACCGGTCCACGTTCACGATCGTGTCCGGCGGGGTCAACATCTACCCGCAGGAGGCGGAGAATCTGCTCGTCATGCACCCGAAGCTGGTCGATGCGGCGGTCTTCGGGGTTCCCAATGACGATTTCGGCGAAGAGGTCAAGGCCGTCGTGCAGCCGGCCGATGGCGTGGTGGCCGGACCCGAGCTCGAGGCCGAGCTCATCGAATACTGCCGGGCTCACCTGGCCGGGTACAAGTGCCCGCGCACCGTCGAGTTCGACCGGGAGCTGCCCCGGGACCCGAACGGAAAGCTGTACAAGAGACGCATCCGCGACCGTTACTGGCAGGGACGGGTATCGCGGATCTTGTGA